TATTAATTgacttgtttaaattttataaatgtattacaCTGTGTAAACATATGTGTTAAGAAATTAAAGTAATTCTAATGGAGGTAGGCAGAGACATATATCTCTGAGgtagtttatcaattttaacaaatgggatcggtttttgttaaattgtatataaattttgaattatctccccttagaAAGATAAGTTTCAACAATAAAAGTGCACTTTATTGTAACACACAGTATGTAACATATGCAATAGGAAAGAAGAAAATAGAGTTTTTTTTGCAttacatttctaaaaaaaaagggcATAATAACAGTACTTActataaactattaaaatatagACTTATagcagattaaaaaaaaaaaattgcatgaaagaaaaacataaattcaTAATGTTGATTTAGAATGATAATTTATCAAGAGGAAAAAAAGGCATAGTTATTTAAAATACTTTATaagtatatttcatgtattcaAAACTTTGCTTTTTTATTCTAGATATGAAGAAACCACACCACCGTCAAAAAAGAAGACTAGAGTGAGTTTTTCTCCATCAAAAGCCCCCACAACAACAATGTTGTCTGAAGTAAATAGTTCTCCAGTTAGCTCACAAGGATTCTCCTCTGAGGAAGACAATACACTTATAAGGAGAAGTGGTTGTAATTTCGATGATATTGACAACTTTTCTATTTGCATTGAAAGTGATGACCCAATGTCAGTTGCAACAAACTTGATAGTTAAAGAAGAAGTGCAAGAATCTGAAAAAGACAATGATCAAATCAAAGATATTCTtgtcaaaaataattcaaaagaagATAGAATACATGAAatcaaattttccaaaaaatcaccaaaagataaaaagaataaaaatcttTCTGCAAAAAAATTAACACCAGAGATCATATCAACAAGAAGAACTAGGTCAGCACAATCGATATCAAAACCTGAAAATAATCAGTTTGCAACACCTTTGAcattcaaatcaaacaaaaattcaaatagCACTAAATCAGACATGAACAACTTCACAACACCTTTGATTTTGAAACCTAATTCAAACAACCTTACCTCCAAATCTGATATCCAGCCGTATACAACACCTATGATGGATGATGCCACAATGCAACAACTGTTTGATGAAGCCAAGCAAGCTCCAAAGAAAAGACGGTCAAAGGGAGGAGACAAGCATCAAATTAAAGAAGACCTAGATAATGATAGTACTACTGATTTGAAGAAACACAAAGCAAGAACATCTTTACTATGTCCAGATCAAGTGGAATCTAACTTTATTATTGATGCTTCAGGAGATGCCAAGGTTAACATCACAGACAATGAGAAAGCAACTGATTCACAACTGAGCATGCCAAAGTATTCATGTGAAGGAAATATGCCTGTTGTTCTAGACTCAGACAATGAAAAGACTGGACTATCTGATTTTGAAGTTCCTTCTCTTCCAACTTCAGGAGCATATTTTAGAGTACCTGATGAGGTTGAGGATGTAGAGTTGAGTGACTCAGACTCTGACAATGCATTAGAGACTTGTAAGTCTAATAGCGTTTTTTCAGTAATGGAAACATTGAAGAGAATGAAAGAAGCCACATGGAAACAAATTTCTCCAATAAAATGCAGTCCAGTTATGTCACCAAAGATCTTGTCTCCAGCATTGTCTGGTATAAGTCAGGTAATATATAGTAGCagttgaaaaacaattatttcttgttttaatttcattgaaaaaagttaTGTCAGAATACAGACAGAATTCATTTTTCTGGTCTTCatattttaaagaagaaaaaaaaagaaaagaggaAACGTGTAATGTCTCATCTTTTTCTGCAAACATAAGAACCACAGAAAATAAGGTAAATggctctaaaaatgagggtgctttttatatggccttccaaataccgtttcgatccctaacatcactgaagagacatttattgtcgaaatccggatatggtgtactaaagaaatattgacaccgaatgtttgtggcacaacatcctgtccacaagttaacaattattttttttctgtgacgtattaaatttataataagatccattttgttacaacctgtgatcaattttatttggcaatcgccaatggcagtcagcagggttaaagaacatcagttgttcgacctgttagtcaaatgcgttttgtttaaatatactttttcactcttttggaaaatgttgtttgcgctgtttttagacccttctacaacgaaatttgtttgacatgcacacgtataaaaattgcggtttttatccaacgcagtcataggtttgaacgtagttttcaatttagactcgtttatattttttgtttgggcatgtttcatattttccctccggtttatatgatccgttcatcctatatattgactcttaaaattcaagagttaatctaaaaatgagggtgctttttatatggccttccaaataccgtttcgatccctaacatcactgaagagacatttattgtcgaaatccggatatggtgtactaaagaaatattgacaccgaatgtttgtggcacaacatcctgtccacaagttaacaattattttttttctgtgacgtattaaatttataataagatccattttgttacaacctgtgatcaattttatttggcaatcgccaatggcagtcagcagggttaaagaacatcagttgttcgacctgttagtcaaatgcgttttgtttaaatatactttttcactcttttggaaaatgttgtttgtgctgtttttagacccttctacaacgaaatttgtttgacatgcacacgtataaaaattgcggtttttatccaacgcagtcataggtttgaacgtagttttcaatttagactcgtttatattttttgtttgggcatgtatcatattttccctccggtttatatgatccgttcatcctatatattgactcttaaaattcaagagttaatctaaaaatgagggtactttctctaaaaatgagggtgctttttatatggccttccaaataccgtttcgatccctaacatcactgaagagacatttattgtcgaaatccggatatggtgtactaaagaaatattgacaccgaatgtttgtggcacaacatcctgtccacaagttaacaattattttttttctgtgacgtattaaatttataataagatccattttgttacaacctgtgatcaattttatttggcaatcgccaatggcagtcagcagggttaaagaacatcagttgttcgacctgttagtcaaatgcgttttgtttaaatatactttttcactcttttggaaaatgttgtttgtgctgtttttagacccttctacaacgaaatttgtttgacatgcacacgtataaaaattgcggtttttatccaacgcagtcataggtttgaacgtagttttcaatttagactcgtatatatatatatatatatatacaactcgtctaaacatcaacccaacaatgttagatctgttaatttgctttcgcaaatttttggttcttccctcaccgggattcgaccccatgctactgtgatatcatgacaccaaatcgcctgcactgcagccgtcccgctagaccacacgaccacctgggctctcatatatatattaaaaaaatcataaaccaAAATACCTACCTGCAAATTGAGAAACCGAGAAAGTCCTTAAAAACTGACAACATCAATTTTAATGACTACATATATAAccagaaacttaaaaaaaataattgaaaacaaaaatcagattcctgacttggtacagctttttctgaagaaaataggtggttaaacctggtttgaccttgaaaaatattaaagtaaacTATTAAGGACTGACAACGTTTAATACattcaatgaaaataatatacagGTAGACAATTACTGACTCACATCTGATtattaaatcagtttaaaagcAATTCATGTGATATCTTTGTTCACTGCCTTAGATAGTgagaattaaagaaataaaacctAGGCTGAAAAAAGTTCACCAAAAAATATAGGGCCTTGTCCAAATATAAGGTTTGCTACTTCAATGACACAAGTGAAAGTGACATTTGTAATAGTTGCGAATTCCATCATTAGCAtactgtaattaaaattttcttttaaaatttgttgaatgatttttacatcaattatttctGTTTTCAGTTGTCTAGTGCATCATCAGATTCTAAAGGCAGCTTTGTTGAACTAGGACATTTAAAAGAAGACTCAAATGATGCTGATCCAGGAAACACAGAACCAGTAGTCCAGACAGACATGTatcaaaatagaaagaaaacaaCAGAAGAAACTGTATCTAGTCAGCATAAAGAAAAGCTTACAACTTCACAAAAGCAGGAATATCCTAAAACTTACAAAGAAGATCTggaaaaactttcaaatagCTCTGAGAAACAAAATATTCCATTGTCACATGATAATGATCTAGCATCAAAGCAGGAAAATACATCAAATGAAGTAAAAAAAGAAACCATGACCAAAACAGACATGCTTTCAGACTGTTCTCCAAAAGAAAGCATAGAGGCAAACAAAGACAGAAATAAAATTGTCTTAGAAACAAAAGTAATCAGAACTAAAAAGATAACTAGGATTGCCAGAAGGAAGACaccaaataaaaatcaagaaatGGTAATGTCTAAGAAAAATCAGTAAATTCCCTTAAAAAATCTTGTTggcatgttttcatttttctgatTGTTTAACTGAAGGAAAAAGGTTTTTTCtgaacatttatttctttttgccTTTAATGATCATAATGATCTATTAAGAATCTCTTGTTGAACTTGTGtgtttaacatttcaatttGGTTAATCAAATGGTGTAGTCAAACCAAAGACTTCAACATTCTTATTTGCTGACTCAACTCAAAGAGTGAGAGCAGTGACTGGGGCGTCATTGAGTCAGAATAATGTTCCTGGGTAGGGTGGCATGTCTACTAAAATTCTAAATTCTAGTTCACCCTGTAGATTTAGTACAAAACAGGGTTTGTATTAATGTTCCATTAAATATCATGTTCTCATCCTGAATATTCACTTAATTTGCCACTGGAGATTATACAGCATGCATCCATACCTCCAATCATCAATGAGACAGAAactgataaaaatcaaaaacaaaaaatcttcagGTATGGTatggaactgattttttttttcaaatattttagtaaaaatGATACGGTCTGATATTCAATAGATTATCTATCATATGGCATTTGATTTGAACTTCAAAACTTaactttttaatacaaaaaacaacaacatagaaatgaatcatatagatttgttttcagaaattaactatttaaagataaaaatctGGCCTTAAAGAATgacaattattttcatatgttttatgaTTAATGGGTTATTTTCTAGGAAAATGAGGGATAAAACAAACTTTCAGGCTTTATTGTTCTTACTGGTGGCTTCATGTAAAGCtgaataaatgttattgaaatttataCTGTTGATGTTTATTTTCCCAGACTGACAAGGACAAGCAACCATTATGTGAGTTGTTTTATGATTTGACTCCACCtgaacaaaaacatacaaaacaatcAAACAGGAGGTTAGTATATTGAAATATCatggattatctccctttataaGTCACTTTAAGTGATTTGTTATTTGTATTAATTCATATGCACTTACCAGTAGATGCAAGTAAATTTTTCATGTAATAAAATCGATGGCAATTGTCAGTATCAGctttttacaattattaattataaaatgttactCATGTTTCATCTTGTTTTTTTCAACTTAATTTTTGAGGACAACATTAAGATCAAGTTTGAAATTgacaattcatttttaaaaattttagttcattgtaTACTGATGACATAAAAGTGGTCAAGTTTGTTTTTGTGTCacaaggtgtaataccaccattgatttccccctattagtctttgttaaatttgcactttccAAAAACTTTGCAGAacttatctttgtttcaaataaagaaatacttggcatgagtaaagttttatcctgtccagttctaaaGAAAAattttcacataacatttcattgcatataagaaagtaaccaTCATTGAAAGTTAActaatcaaatttctccccttattctatctgtgtacaaggtttagtcaccatgtaacctcaagattacaaaaaattctatagaaatcacaaataaaaaataatagtgttttgaaatacccaagacatatgtttatgacacagaaatagttttactgcaataaaatgtaggattaattatctacaacggtcaaattcaagagAATATATTTTTCGACCTACTTTtgtatacaaccggatgtgacgtaccatgatttggtggtattacacctcaAGAGTTATGGCCCCTAATTActttaactataaccactgtaACCAAAAAGGTTTGCACCTTATATAATCTAAAACTAATTTCAAGAAAATACTTCTAGATATCTTTAAATACCCTCTTGAAAATTTACACATGAATGAACATTTTAGTGGTTTTTGGCACAAACTGTGATGACaattaatacatgttttataaaaccTATTTGGTTTGTACATATTTGTAGCGGTCTAATTATATATAACTGCTGGAAATCTTTAATATTaagttgacaaaaaaaatctttgataaCCCTGGAATAATAAAACACTTGTTAAACCTATGAtctattttaaacttttttaacagATTAATAGCAAGTGCAGTTACACCAGGGAACAGCAACTTCAATTCACTATTTGATACAAAGGCAGAATCCATCTTTTAGTACTTTAGTAAAGAAATTCATTGTTAGAACAATAATCATGAGAAACTTATGTTATATTGGAAATCTATAATATGTGTTTTGGATTTTCTTGTTTAATATCAGAAGAGGGATGTTTCATTGTGACCCAGACAGGcattaaaaatttcaacaatGGCTggttttaagtatttttttctgtacaatAAATCTGTAAGTGAAATTGTAAAATTGCGACTTAAATATGGTTAGCTCATTTTTAAAGCACCTCCCTTGGGTGCCATGTATGTTTTACTGGAACACCCCTTCaaagctattaaaaaaatgaagtccAAGGGTTGGGAGGTTTACAACCCaaagtgtacatgtataaaatgttgGTTTATTAATTCAGTTGTTTAATGCCTCCtataaaagtattataatgaagtCAATCTccatcatttatattttcattcagTAGCTCCTGACCCCTGTTTAATTATCTTATGGCATATAAATAAGAGAAACATTATTATTTAGCAAATGCTTGTATGGAATCATGAACTACAGTTGAgccattttatataatatatatacttttgttaTTACATGTACTTAGAAAGAGTGTTAAGAAGACATTATAGACTAAGtttgttatcttttttgtttgttacatatatattttaacagtgAAGTTACTTGTTCTTGTTAGAtttaataaactgttgattgcaaGATGAGTTTTGTGGTACATATTgatatgtattatgtattagtttcataaatttggttgaaaatggaaatgaaaaatttagcaatttttccATTGGTAAAGGAgcataagacaataacaatcaaaaccaaggagttaACAATGAATCATAAAACCCAAAAACATTTACATCATcagttgaaaataataaattacaaacaacacaaactccactaaaaaccaggagtgaaatcaggtgctccagaagagTAAGCAGTTTCCTGTACTATATACAGCACCTgttgtgttatttctttgttcagttcagtaatgatggaaggttattatacccccgctttaaaaaaggggggggtatactgctttacctctgtctgtcgtTCCGTCAGTCcatccgtcccatgaatatttttcaagcTTTTGttagtaaatatataattatacccccgctttaaaaaaggaggggtatactgttttacctctgtctgtccttccgtcagtccgtcagtcccatgaatatttttcgtcgcatttttctcaggaactacaatacaaggatttctgaaatttggtttcagggtttacctaagtcagctttaccgtgtgatgcgttttcagatagatcactcgacaacttcctgtttactgtacacttgtatggttttacacatgataaccaagttgaaaattttcgtcacatttttctcagaaactactttacaaggatttctgaaatttggtttcaggatttatataagtcagctacactgtgtgatgcgttttcagattcatcacttgacaacttcctgtttaccgaacacttgcatatttttacactattaatattatccacttgcagcgggggtatcatcagtgagcagtagctcgcagtttcacttgttatgactgaaaaagaatatcaaatatgatttcctacacatttttgtcataatggccattCAGCTCATGATGGGGActgtaaaatttcttgagtgatgactttaatttgattgattccaTATCCCTGTCTTaacaacttttgagaaagcagtattcctcgttcaacatTATCAACCTACTTTGAGCTAGCTCGAGAGTAACatatcaattgagacacatatactccatatgctggtgccaatgggatgttgctacacagaaatggaaaattgactataggaaaattaaatTCGATGCGTTTGTCATAACTCTGAAATAATAAGTGACACCACTTAATTTCAAACTTGATCCGTGACTTGTGATataaataagcattgtgtataagtttcataactttttgcaatatttccttttttgtaGGGGCATTAATAGAATGGAATAAGTGTAAAGTGATGCCACCAACATTCAATCGTTATCTGTGTTTTTGTGGtatataagcattgtgtataagtttcatagcATTTAGTTGATGCAAACTCAAGTTAGAGAACTTAAACTGATAGGATGGACAAACAAggataaaacttaatgccccctcaTCATAAggcataaaaataaacttgAGGATAGAAAGTGTCTTCATTAAACCCTATCAATGTCAtacatttttagtttatttgaaCTAAGAATGTATGAGTTTTATAATGGTTAAGTGAATATCACAGGTTTGTCCTCTGGTTTATTTTCATGCATTATGATGAGGGGActttaagttttaagttgatacATACAAGCTCTTTCTctgatacaaattgaaaatgtttatatGATGGTCCCTTTAAGAAGTCCATCTATCATTGTTCTTGATATGGTTGTAGGTTTTGAAAGAAGAGTACAAACGCTGAAATGTCTTTGTAATTTGGTTTTATGTTGAAAGCCCTAAATATAAAGTTCTACAACAAATACAGGTATCACTATAACTTATCATGAtcaaagaaaatgaggtcagaaatacaccttacaatcattacatacattgaatatagttgacatattaCTTATAGTATacaaaaaaccaacaaaaccattaaaattttaaacctgcCAGACTGAAATGtacatcatgaaatatttccttACACCAAATATAGCTGACCTATTGcacaaagtatttaaaaaatttgtaagggttccgcggaacccagtgtctcgcctacttttgctgtaaatcgcgggctcaacaaaaatgaggaaacaaatcaataaaattttcctCTTAATAccatcttatgattgtaagaagcttctgtctaggtttggtaaaaatctaggatagttaataaatctaatgaatgttttgaaaactttaactgcaaactgtatgtaatgttaactttaaagaaaatctaagtccatttaaaaataaaatacagaaaaaatagagttatctttttacaaaatttacttctggatactattttatgatcataaataagcttctgtccaagtttggtacacacccaggataatttaagaaagttattaaaattttaaaaactttaaccacagagtgaatgttatgtttccccgcagaaaaactaagtccatttaaaagtaaaatacagaaaaaatggaatttcttttttacaaaatttacttctggatactatcttatgatcataaacaagcttctgtccaagtttggtagacatccagtatagtttaagaaagttattaaaatttcaaaaactttaaccacagagtgaatatttgttgacgccgccgaagACACCAACGACGGAATGTAGtctcgcttagtctcgctttttcgactaaagtcgaaggctcgacaaaaaaggACCAAACACAagaacttaactataaccactgaaccatgcaaatgaggtcaaggtttgATGACACCTACCAGCTGGACATggcatacctgtcaactgaccCATATTCTGCAGGTGTGAAAcgagattttcacaattctgaGGGATCACCATGGACACCAACCGGGTCATTAAATAATCAGGGAATTCCGAAAATGATCCGTTTTCACCTGGTTTTCTTAGccttgtgattttactttgaaaTACTGGCAAAAAAATGAGTCATGCAGGCCTGTAGCCaagaatttccaaaggggggtgggggtggggggttTGTCCGAACCCCCCTTAGCTACgggtataacatgtacacattacaataattccatacattaaatatatgtagac
This Mytilus trossulus isolate FHL-02 chromosome 14, PNRI_Mtr1.1.1.hap1, whole genome shotgun sequence DNA region includes the following protein-coding sequences:
- the LOC134696379 gene encoding uncharacterized protein LOC134696379; translated protein: MAMKRRLSDYLQGNNLPVPTDSGAVPLYRAQKVSFKLFQQKETVHMKSLYPFLTKSQINSKVRELWKNMSADEKQNFSKIVLTKTPTKSSPFAKQTKRMGSNSSKDRRSKCSIWKDQKTEVTSPVYKSDFDSQNITSSPNWLTENSPIPAKKDYTKTKDQPDNVISEIIDETPNKQPGILKQTENIGYEETTPPSKKKTRVSFSPSKAPTTTMLSEVNSSPVSSQGFSSEEDNTLIRRSGCNFDDIDNFSICIESDDPMSVATNLIVKEEVQESEKDNDQIKDILVKNNSKEDRIHEIKFSKKSPKDKKNKNLSAKKLTPEIISTRRTRSAQSISKPENNQFATPLTFKSNKNSNSTKSDMNNFTTPLILKPNSNNLTSKSDIQPYTTPMMDDATMQQLFDEAKQAPKKRRSKGGDKHQIKEDLDNDSTTDLKKHKARTSLLCPDQVESNFIIDASGDAKVNITDNEKATDSQLSMPKYSCEGNMPVVLDSDNEKTGLSDFEVPSLPTSGAYFRVPDEVEDVELSDSDSDNALETCKSNSVFSVMETLKRMKEATWKQISPIKCSPVMSPKILSPALSGISQLSSASSDSKGSFVELGHLKEDSNDADPGNTEPVVQTDMYQNRKKTTEETVSSQHKEKLTTSQKQEYPKTYKEDLEKLSNSSEKQNIPLSHDNDLASKQENTSNEVKKETMTKTDMLSDCSPKESIEANKDRNKIVLETKVIRTKKITRIARRKTPNKNQEMTDKDKQPLCELFYDLTPPEQKHTKQSNRRLIASAVTPGNSNFNSLFDTKAESIF